A single window of Fischerella sp. PCC 9605 DNA harbors:
- a CDS encoding tyrosine-type recombinase/integrase, which translates to MKTKKYLKKPLMNSGLPQLQLIKTKPDDVISSEITCPSCGSGDYHKAGTNRCGKQRYRCKGCHRRFVENPANAIGESDDVLSATKLGLRVNTYQRSGEKLNFSKIKQVWFKELAIKYIRYKAGNRELGTLRACLTAFRSFSEFLFKTNYAQGINDINRSVIIDYLEFLNRKKLSPQTKNERLTKLAGFFEAGVVNDWFDVPPHLIRKEDYQKEIKPLPRYIPEEVMHQLNQHIDELPAPIMRMVLVIQECGLRIGELCQLPFNCLKQDAKGGWFIQFMRWKMKKETTLPISIELSTVIQEQQQYIRDNLGEYQYLFCGRAGGNNKSFSSEPKIMSVPSFVGCLKKLSEEFDIRDNSGIRWNFQTHQFRHTVGTRMINNGVPQHIIQRYLGHDSPQMTSVYAHIHDATLRKEIDKYLGTKIVNINGEVIESLTSELDNDTSLQWMKKKVLAETLSNGYCGLPAQLTCSKGNACLTCSDFRTTIEFLDQHKEHLERTKKVLEVAEANGWQRQIQVNEDVKKSLGNIINTLEENKNE; encoded by the coding sequence ATGAAAACTAAAAAATATTTAAAAAAACCATTAATGAATAGCGGATTACCGCAACTTCAACTGATAAAAACAAAGCCGGATGATGTCATTAGCAGTGAAATTACTTGTCCTTCCTGTGGAAGTGGTGATTACCACAAAGCTGGTACAAATCGTTGCGGCAAACAGAGGTATCGTTGTAAGGGCTGTCATCGTAGGTTTGTTGAAAATCCTGCAAATGCAATTGGTGAGTCTGATGATGTGTTGAGTGCAACAAAATTAGGCTTAAGAGTTAACACTTATCAGAGGTCAGGAGAAAAATTAAATTTTTCTAAAATTAAACAAGTCTGGTTTAAAGAATTAGCCATAAAGTATATTCGATACAAAGCAGGAAATAGAGAGCTTGGAACTTTAAGAGCTTGCCTCACTGCGTTTAGGTCTTTTTCAGAGTTCTTGTTCAAAACTAATTATGCTCAAGGTATAAATGATATAAATCGCTCTGTAATTATTGATTATCTTGAATTCCTTAATCGTAAAAAATTATCTCCACAAACTAAAAACGAAAGATTAACTAAATTGGCTGGTTTTTTTGAGGCTGGAGTAGTTAATGACTGGTTTGATGTTCCACCTCATTTAATTCGCAAAGAAGATTATCAAAAGGAAATAAAGCCACTTCCTCGTTACATTCCAGAGGAAGTAATGCATCAACTAAACCAACACATAGATGAATTGCCAGCACCGATTATGCGGATGGTGTTAGTCATACAGGAGTGCGGATTGCGAATAGGCGAACTGTGCCAACTTCCGTTTAACTGTCTAAAACAGGATGCTAAAGGAGGGTGGTTTATTCAATTTATGCGGTGGAAGATGAAAAAAGAAACTACTCTTCCTATTTCTATAGAACTATCAACGGTTATCCAAGAACAACAGCAATATATACGGGACAACTTAGGAGAATATCAGTATCTTTTTTGTGGTCGTGCTGGTGGCAATAACAAAAGCTTTTCTTCAGAGCCTAAGATCATGAGTGTACCTTCTTTTGTAGGTTGTCTTAAAAAACTGTCTGAAGAGTTTGACATAAGGGATAACTCAGGCATTCGCTGGAATTTTCAAACACATCAATTCCGCCATACAGTAGGTACTCGCATGATTAATAATGGAGTACCACAACATATTATTCAGAGATACTTGGGGCATGATTCACCTCAAATGACTTCGGTTTATGCTCATATTCATGATGCAACTTTAAGGAAAGAGATAGATAAATATCTAGGCACTAAAATAGTCAACATTAATGGTGAGGTTATCGAGTCTTTAACTTCAGAATTAGACAATGACACTAGCTTGCAGTGGATGAAGAAAAAGGTTTTAGCTGAAACTCTGTCAAATGGATACTGTGGATTACCCGCACAACTTACCTGTAGTAAGGGTAATGCTTGTCTAACCTGTAGTGATTTTCGCACAACAATTGAATTTTTAGACCAGCATAAAGAACATCTAGAGCGTACCAAAAAGGTACTTGAAGTAGCCGAAGCTAATGGTTGGCAACGTCAAATTCAAGTTAACGAAGATGTCAAAAAAAGTTTAGGAAATATCATCAATACTCTGGAGGAAAATAAGAATGAGTAA
- a CDS encoding tyrosine-type recombinase/integrase, producing MLIQKGQIPDSNRPIWIVLDDNYLPVEPIQKYLRYLDSLEKSPNTIRVYANNLKLFWEFLRDKKLDWKEVNLEQMSDFIHWLRSPDPGVISMHPQVSKRAEKTINHALTTVCSFYEFQEHLGITEGVDAYRYQLQPGRKYKSFLHHISKGKEVKTRLLKVKEPKTFPGCLISEQVKQLVDACNRIRDKFIICLLYETGMRIGELLGLRHEDIHSQGVNEIHVVPRDDNVNNSRAKSGLERVIHVSKDLMKLYSNYLIEEYPVDIDCDYVFVNCWDGEIGQPMGYSSINGLFKRLAKKTGIKASPHLLRHTHATELIRAGWDMAHIQKRLGHTSVQTTINTYVHLTDDDLQQEYQKYLNSKKVENEN from the coding sequence ATGTTAATTCAGAAAGGTCAAATCCCAGATTCAAATCGCCCAATTTGGATTGTGCTGGATGATAACTATCTCCCTGTTGAGCCAATCCAAAAATACCTGCGGTACTTGGACAGTCTAGAGAAGTCGCCCAACACAATTAGAGTTTACGCTAATAACCTCAAGCTATTTTGGGAATTTTTACGGGACAAAAAGCTTGACTGGAAAGAAGTAAATCTTGAGCAGATGTCAGATTTTATTCACTGGCTGAGAAGTCCCGACCCAGGAGTAATATCCATGCATCCGCAGGTATCTAAGCGAGCAGAAAAAACAATTAATCATGCTCTTACGACTGTTTGTAGCTTTTATGAGTTTCAAGAGCATTTAGGAATAACTGAGGGTGTGGATGCTTACCGTTATCAATTACAACCAGGTCGTAAATACAAGTCATTTTTGCATCATATTAGTAAGGGAAAAGAAGTTAAAACTAGACTACTAAAAGTTAAAGAACCTAAGACATTCCCAGGATGCTTAATTTCCGAGCAAGTTAAGCAATTAGTTGATGCTTGTAATCGTATTAGGGATAAGTTTATTATCTGCTTGCTATATGAAACAGGCATGAGGATAGGTGAGTTATTAGGTCTAAGACATGAAGATATTCATTCACAGGGAGTCAACGAAATTCATGTAGTTCCCAGAGATGACAACGTAAATAATAGTCGAGCTAAATCAGGACTTGAGAGAGTAATTCACGTTTCAAAAGACCTAATGAAACTCTACTCAAATTATTTAATTGAAGAGTACCCAGTAGATATTGACTGCGACTATGTATTTGTCAATTGTTGGGATGGAGAGATTGGACAGCCAATGGGGTATAGCTCTATTAATGGATTATTCAAAAGGTTAGCTAAGAAAACAGGTATTAAAGCATCGCCGCATTTGCTCAGACATACTCACGCCACTGAACTAATAAGGGCTGGATGGGATATGGCACATATTCAAAAGCGCTTAGGTCATACCAGTGTTCAAACTACAATTAACACTTATGTTCATCTGACAGATGATGACTTACAGCAAGAATATCAAAAATATTTGAATAGTAAAAAAGTAGAAAATGAAAACTAA
- a CDS encoding alpha-amylase family glycosyl hydrolase → MVTNPPSQTSETQYKVENPTAEVEAIVKAPTSDTDIDLEFLYTRDIEFRQETIYFIVVDRFYDGDPDNSVGINSELYDPNREEWGKYWGGDLQGIIDKLDYLKNMGVTAIWLTPLFEQVEELFIESAAIHGYWTRDFKRLNPRYIAADDDPSLNKTQDRKNTVFDRLIAELHQRNMKLVLDIVCNHSSPDTGGSKGELYDDGVKIADFNDDKDHWYHHYGEVTDWEDDWQVQNCELSGLATFNENNIQYRNYIKSAIKQWLDRGVDALRVDTVKHMPIWFWQEFTGEMYNHKPDVFIFGEWIYSHPDSDRAVEFANYSGMTILDFGLCMAIRQALATHDDKGFYLIQNVLDLDYRYNGATELITFIDNHDMHRFQTLNPDPDTLRLAVILLMTTRGIPCLFYGTEQYLHNDTNGDNNIYGNNDPYNRPMMEKWDTDTPIYRDVRKLSGLRRLNPAISMGSQWQKYITPDVYCYVRRYRDSRCFVALNRGDAVTLEEVDTELPDREHTCLLTGRKFEVKDGKIYNLELAPKEAIAISHVGERVKGQTIVRVQLNSVCTQPGETIVVIGDCPELGNWDISKAYPLEYINSNTWFAEIPFNESAGKLISYKYAMWREGSSPLRENLVSRRWVIASEGTVKWRDTWASGRES, encoded by the coding sequence ATGGTAACAAATCCTCCATCTCAAACTTCAGAGACTCAATACAAAGTAGAAAACCCAACAGCAGAAGTAGAAGCAATTGTCAAAGCACCAACCTCAGATACAGATATTGATTTAGAATTTCTCTACACAAGAGACATAGAATTTCGCCAAGAAACGATTTATTTCATTGTCGTTGACCGTTTTTATGATGGTGATCCTGATAACAGTGTAGGTATAAATTCTGAACTTTACGATCCCAATCGAGAAGAATGGGGTAAGTATTGGGGTGGAGATTTACAAGGAATTATTGACAAGCTAGATTATCTCAAGAATATGGGGGTGACTGCTATTTGGCTAACCCCTTTATTTGAGCAAGTTGAGGAATTATTTATTGAAAGTGCTGCTATTCACGGCTACTGGACAAGAGATTTTAAGCGTTTAAATCCCCGCTACATAGCAGCTGATGATGACCCTTCTCTCAACAAAACTCAAGATCGGAAAAACACTGTTTTTGACCGCTTAATTGCAGAATTACATCAGCGTAATATGAAGCTGGTACTGGATATAGTCTGCAATCATAGCAGCCCTGATACTGGTGGTAGTAAGGGTGAATTGTATGATGATGGCGTCAAGATTGCTGACTTTAATGATGATAAAGACCATTGGTATCATCACTACGGTGAAGTTACAGACTGGGAAGATGATTGGCAGGTTCAAAACTGTGAACTCTCAGGTTTAGCTACTTTTAACGAAAACAATATTCAGTACCGTAATTACATCAAATCTGCAATTAAGCAGTGGTTAGATCGTGGCGTTGATGCACTGCGAGTTGATACAGTCAAGCACATGCCTATCTGGTTTTGGCAAGAGTTTACTGGCGAAATGTACAATCACAAACCAGATGTGTTTATTTTTGGTGAATGGATTTACAGCCATCCAGATAGCGATCGCGCTGTGGAATTTGCCAACTACTCTGGCATGACGATCCTAGATTTTGGCTTGTGCATGGCAATTCGGCAAGCTTTAGCAACGCACGATGATAAAGGATTTTATCTGATTCAGAACGTACTCGATTTGGACTATCGCTATAACGGTGCGACGGAACTGATTACGTTTATCGACAACCACGATATGCACCGTTTTCAAACTCTCAATCCCGATCCCGATACGCTGCGGTTGGCGGTGATTTTGTTGATGACAACTCGCGGTATTCCTTGCCTGTTTTATGGCACTGAACAATATCTGCATAATGATACCAATGGCGATAACAATATCTACGGTAATAACGATCCCTACAACCGCCCGATGATGGAGAAATGGGATACCGATACTCCTATCTATCGGGATGTGCGGAAACTTTCTGGGCTGCGTCGTCTCAACCCAGCCATATCAATGGGTAGCCAATGGCAGAAATATATTACACCAGATGTTTACTGCTACGTACGCCGCTACCGTGATTCACGTTGCTTTGTCGCCTTGAACAGAGGTGATGCAGTTACCTTAGAAGAGGTAGATACTGAGTTACCAGACAGAGAACATACCTGTTTGCTAACCGGACGCAAGTTTGAAGTCAAGGATGGCAAAATTTATAACCTAGAACTTGCTCCCAAAGAAGCGATCGCCATTAGTCACGTTGGTGAACGCGTCAAAGGGCAAACCATTGTCCGGGTACAACTCAATAGCGTATGCACCCAACCGGGAGAAACCATCGTCGTAATTGGCGACTGTCCCGAACTTGGGAATTGGGACATCAGCAAAGCATATCCCTTGGAATACATCAACTCCAATACTTGGTTTGCTGAGATTCCCTTTAATGAAAGTGCAGGCAAGCTGATCAGCTATAAATATGCCATGTGGCGGGAAGGAAGTTCTCCTTTGCGGGAAAATCTTGTCTCTCGGCGTTGGGTAATTGCCAGTGAGGGTACTGTTAAGTGGCGTGATACTTGGGCATCGGGACGGGAATCGTGA
- a CDS encoding cation:proton antiporter domain-containing protein, with translation MLAQSPIISFTILLVVIFTVPPIFERLRLPGLVGLLIAGVVLGENGLNLLNSESETIKLLSEIGKVYLMFVAGLEIDLEQFRKTRNRSIGFGTLTFLVPMIAGIIVGRLFNFSWNASVLIGSLLASHTLLAYPIVSRLGVVTNEAVTVTIGATIFTDTGALLVLAICVGIHGGEFTALSLITLLGGLAIYSVAVLFGFDWAGKEFFRRSGDEQGNQFLFILLALFLASLGAQVIGVEKIVGAFLAGLAVNDVLGRSPVREKVEFIGSVLFIPCFFVDMGLLIDIPAFIKTLGSIWLTVAIVVGLIGSKFVAAFLAKLLYRYNIPEMLTMWSLSLPQVAATLAATLVAYETVNSAGERLINEGVLNSVIVLMLVTAILGPVITARFATSLTVSQTDWATDQLSTWWQADTCEVDGQMRYPFTVVVAVYNPQTQRYLIEMAALLARHESGKIVPLAIAKGHLQMDDPRLKTVLDQSQQRLKGVLEISQEFGVEVSPAVRIDDDVALGICRVSREQNASLVVMGWSRNTGFRARLFGNVIDSVFWSSHCPVAVTRLLSSPTTIQRILVPVGDFTRQTMGAVRFAQILADANQAEVVLLHVCDRRTPPVQIEKFKSQLSGIAAQSKLQVNTDIQTITSDDVARVIIREAKTFDLVVLRSTRYRTAGGLAVSEVTTQVVKELTTSIVLLGEPHS, from the coding sequence TTGCTAGCACAGAGTCCTATTATTTCATTCACGATTCTTCTAGTTGTCATCTTTACCGTACCCCCTATTTTTGAGCGGCTGCGATTACCTGGATTAGTAGGTTTGTTGATAGCAGGTGTAGTACTAGGTGAAAACGGACTCAACCTTCTTAACTCCGAATCCGAAACCATTAAACTGCTATCGGAGATCGGCAAAGTTTATTTGATGTTCGTAGCAGGTTTAGAAATTGACCTAGAGCAATTTCGCAAAACTAGAAATCGCTCAATCGGCTTTGGTACTCTAACATTCTTAGTACCAATGATTGCTGGCATTATTGTTGGTAGATTATTTAATTTTAGTTGGAATGCTTCCGTCCTGATTGGTTCTTTGCTTGCCTCTCATACTCTCTTGGCATATCCAATTGTCAGTCGTCTGGGAGTGGTGACAAATGAGGCGGTGACAGTAACAATTGGTGCTACGATTTTCACCGATACAGGTGCTTTATTAGTGCTAGCAATTTGTGTTGGCATTCACGGAGGAGAATTCACAGCCCTAAGTTTAATTACGCTTTTGGGTGGATTGGCAATTTACTCTGTGGCTGTTTTATTTGGCTTTGATTGGGCAGGAAAAGAATTCTTTCGACGTTCTGGTGATGAGCAAGGCAACCAATTTTTATTTATATTGCTGGCTTTATTTTTAGCATCTTTAGGAGCGCAGGTAATTGGGGTTGAGAAAATTGTTGGTGCATTTCTAGCAGGTTTAGCTGTCAACGATGTTTTAGGACGCAGTCCTGTTAGAGAAAAAGTCGAGTTTATTGGCAGCGTTTTGTTTATCCCTTGTTTTTTTGTGGACATGGGATTGTTGATTGATATCCCTGCTTTTATTAAAACCCTCGGTTCAATTTGGCTAACTGTAGCAATTGTAGTGGGGTTGATAGGCAGTAAATTTGTGGCTGCATTTCTAGCCAAACTGCTTTACCGCTACAATATACCGGAAATGCTGACAATGTGGTCATTGTCACTGCCGCAGGTAGCAGCCACACTAGCAGCAACTTTGGTTGCTTATGAAACAGTCAACAGTGCCGGTGAGCGCTTAATTAATGAAGGTGTTTTAAATAGTGTAATTGTGCTGATGCTGGTGACTGCGATTCTTGGCCCGGTGATTACAGCACGGTTTGCAACTTCATTGACAGTTTCCCAGACTGACTGGGCAACAGATCAACTATCAACGTGGTGGCAAGCAGATACTTGTGAAGTGGATGGACAAATGCGCTATCCATTCACCGTCGTAGTTGCCGTCTATAACCCCCAAACTCAGCGCTATTTGATTGAAATGGCTGCATTGCTGGCACGTCACGAATCAGGAAAGATTGTACCATTAGCGATCGCCAAAGGCCATCTTCAGATGGACGATCCGCGATTAAAAACAGTACTAGATCAAAGTCAGCAACGATTGAAGGGTGTTTTAGAAATTAGTCAAGAATTCGGCGTGGAGGTATCGCCAGCAGTTCGGATTGATGATGATGTAGCTTTGGGAATTTGTCGCGTCAGTCGCGAACAAAACGCCAGTTTAGTCGTGATGGGATGGTCGCGTAACACAGGCTTTCGCGCCCGCTTATTTGGTAATGTTATTGATAGCGTCTTCTGGTCTTCTCACTGTCCGGTAGCAGTTACAAGATTGCTGAGTAGTCCCACAACAATCCAGCGCATTCTCGTACCAGTTGGAGATTTTACACGGCAAACTATGGGTGCTGTCAGGTTTGCCCAAATTTTGGCTGATGCCAATCAAGCAGAAGTGGTATTGTTACACGTGTGCGATCGCCGAACACCCCCAGTTCAGATTGAAAAGTTCAAGTCTCAACTGTCTGGTATCGCTGCTCAAAGTAAGTTACAAGTTAATACCGATATCCAAACCATTACTAGTGATGATGTGGCTAGAGTAATTATTCGAGAAGCAAAAACATTTGATTTAGTTGTTTTGCGATCGACTCGCTATCGTACCGCTGGTGGTTTAGCTGTCAGCGAAGTAACAACGCAGGTGGTTAAAGAGTTAACTACTTCAATCGTGTTGCTGGGAGAACCACACTCTTAA
- a CDS encoding DUF2087 domain-containing protein yields MKVKLDAWEEKVLKNFLDGVRLIKIPASRKKRLVILRWLVRKFETEITYTEREVNEIIARHHSDYATLRCELIGYQLMERERGFYWRLPAVLWKSESEIQ; encoded by the coding sequence ATGAAAGTCAAATTAGATGCATGGGAAGAAAAAGTACTCAAAAATTTTCTTGACGGAGTACGCCTAATAAAAATTCCTGCTTCGCGTAAAAAACGCTTGGTTATACTCAGGTGGTTAGTCAGAAAATTTGAAACAGAGATAACTTATACAGAACGCGAAGTCAACGAAATTATTGCTCGCCATCACTCTGACTACGCAACGCTACGGTGCGAATTGATTGGTTATCAATTAATGGAACGAGAACGTGGTTTTTACTGGCGATTACCAGCAGTTCTTTGGAAGTCTGAATCCGAAATTCAGTAG
- a CDS encoding DUF6694 family lipoprotein: protein MRRTITLLVLVTLLLASCSNPRIDTSSKDSMKSSIEKVRQSLPEDKRGEFDEALSILYMSQMRNILTQGMPLPIYPEQKLKELINGKTGLEIIASAEDIKRKLQEERKKHILQEIKKLEEKKHLPKMTNFSWLNSKLFEHVITSKNDNIMTRKS from the coding sequence ATGCGAAGAACGATAACTTTACTGGTTCTTGTAACTTTGCTTCTTGCAAGCTGTAGTAATCCAAGGATCGACACCTCATCAAAAGACTCAATGAAGTCTTCAATAGAAAAAGTTCGCCAGTCTCTTCCAGAAGACAAAAGAGGAGAATTTGATGAGGCACTTTCAATTCTCTATATGAGCCAAATGAGAAATATACTTACCCAAGGAATGCCGTTACCAATCTACCCAGAGCAAAAGCTCAAAGAGTTAATCAACGGAAAAACTGGTCTGGAAATAATAGCATCTGCTGAAGATATTAAGAGAAAACTACAAGAGGAGCGAAAGAAGCATATTCTTCAAGAGATTAAGAAGCTGGAAGAAAAAAAGCATCTGCCGAAAATGACAAACTTCAGTTGGCTAAATTCAAAGTTGTTCGAGCACGTTATTACAAGCAAAAACGACAATATTATGACAAGGAAGAGCTAA
- a CDS encoding NIL domain-containing protein, giving the protein MIQGIGLMNVSTTVNPTLDCIRIRVPQEYYGQPIVSRLISRYDLTINIAAAAFEAETREDGWFNLEIQGNCRQQLEAGFVYLQELGVEVEQLNLKTVPQECVENLQILLNSPKKVDDLNAIQGQTTRAKFQVCIPKNYRSFPVIAGLVSCYGITVNIIRALFNTNTENDGWFDLELWGNREQIVYGLRYLKQLGLQIWL; this is encoded by the coding sequence ATGATTCAGGGGATTGGACTGATGAATGTATCTACTACTGTTAATCCCACATTGGATTGCATTCGCATTCGGGTTCCTCAGGAATACTATGGTCAACCGATTGTTTCCCGATTAATTTCTCGCTACGACTTAACAATTAACATTGCAGCAGCTGCTTTTGAAGCCGAAACTAGAGAAGACGGTTGGTTTAATTTAGAAATTCAAGGAAATTGTCGTCAACAGCTAGAAGCAGGTTTTGTCTATCTCCAGGAACTGGGTGTAGAAGTTGAACAGCTAAATCTCAAAACCGTTCCCCAAGAATGTGTGGAAAATTTACAGATTTTACTCAATAGTCCCAAAAAAGTAGATGATTTGAATGCAATCCAAGGACAAACAACCCGCGCGAAGTTTCAAGTTTGTATTCCCAAAAATTACCGTTCTTTTCCAGTAATTGCAGGGCTAGTTTCTTGCTATGGTATTACCGTTAACATTATTAGAGCCTTATTCAATACTAATACTGAAAATGATGGTTGGTTTGATCTAGAACTTTGGGGTAATCGCGAACAAATTGTCTATGGCTTAAGGTATCTCAAACAACTAGGCTTACAAATTTGGCTGTGA
- a CDS encoding gamma-glutamylcyclotransferase — MSKQSGHSHHHWVQSQNPTNLNLGLQKKEPMFYYFAYGSCMCPVDLKRSLGEKTHSYVIAPGILKGYRLGFYRYSSFRKCGVLDIVKDPASTVHGVLYQLPWRFSDRLDEREEVPRAGYRHEFVDIHCKGRVYKNVRTYVVVNKLSEEHAPNDWYFNVVLRGAVTCGLPEEYCWNLFNHMYQLQQIYQIKQVKGSV, encoded by the coding sequence ATGAGCAAACAGAGTGGACACTCACATCACCACTGGGTACAGTCTCAAAATCCTACGAACTTAAATTTGGGACTGCAAAAAAAAGAGCCGATGTTTTACTATTTTGCTTACGGATCTTGCATGTGCCCTGTCGATTTAAAGCGATCGCTTGGCGAAAAGACCCATTCTTATGTGATTGCACCTGGAATACTCAAAGGCTATCGACTAGGGTTTTATCGGTATTCTTCATTTCGCAAGTGTGGTGTATTGGATATAGTCAAAGATCCAGCTAGTACGGTACATGGTGTACTTTACCAGCTACCTTGGCGATTTAGCGATCGCCTTGATGAAAGAGAAGAAGTCCCTCGCGCCGGTTATCGACATGAATTTGTAGATATTCACTGCAAAGGGCGAGTTTACAAAAATGTCCGGACTTATGTAGTTGTTAACAAGTTATCCGAAGAACATGCACCCAACGACTGGTATTTTAACGTTGTCTTGCGGGGTGCTGTTACCTGCGGATTACCAGAAGAATATTGTTGGAATTTGTTTAATCATATGTATCAACTGCAACAGATTTATCAAATAAAACAAGTTAAAGGCTCGGTTTAA
- a CDS encoding ferrochelatase, with the protein MVATPEKLEHTHEKLPGQQRVAVLLMGYGEVESYEDFANYNEQALHLLTAKFAPVPTWIYPPLAKILALFDRHEWGHQHNDFISPHNAIFEKQRAGIEKSLQQNWGDRVQVFKAFNFCAPFLPKQVLAEIKNQGFDKLLIYPLLVVDSIFTSGIAIEQVNKALSQMSDGNEHWVKGLRYIPSFYNEPAYIDMMVRLVEEKIASNLATAYLPAEIGIVLMNHGCPHKAKGFTSGITESQALYDLVRDKLINRYPLISVGWLNHDTPLIEWTQPNVEQAAKNLIQLGAKAVMFMPIGFATENHETLLDVHHIIHALQKKHPTINYIQMACVNDHSEFLEMAAQWANPHIAELLSEQAMTVNPQLAVAHHHHHHH; encoded by the coding sequence GTGGTTGCCACGCCGGAAAAACTAGAACACACCCACGAGAAATTGCCAGGTCAACAACGAGTAGCCGTATTACTCATGGGCTATGGCGAAGTTGAAAGCTACGAAGATTTCGCTAACTATAATGAACAAGCTTTACATTTACTAACAGCAAAATTCGCACCAGTACCAACTTGGATTTATCCTCCTTTGGCAAAAATTTTGGCGCTATTTGATCGCCATGAGTGGGGACATCAACACAATGATTTTATTTCTCCCCACAATGCCATCTTTGAAAAGCAGCGGGCTGGTATTGAGAAGAGTTTGCAACAAAATTGGGGCGATCGCGTCCAGGTGTTCAAAGCTTTCAACTTCTGCGCCCCCTTTCTTCCCAAACAAGTCTTGGCAGAAATCAAAAACCAAGGTTTTGACAAGCTGTTAATTTACCCGCTGTTGGTAGTTGATTCTATCTTTACTAGTGGTATTGCGATCGAGCAAGTGAATAAAGCTTTATCGCAGATGTCTGATGGTAATGAACACTGGGTAAAAGGGCTACGCTACATTCCTTCCTTTTACAACGAACCCGCCTATATTGATATGATGGTTCGTCTGGTAGAAGAGAAAATTGCTAGCAACTTAGCCACCGCTTACCTACCTGCGGAAATAGGTATTGTCTTGATGAATCACGGTTGTCCTCACAAAGCCAAAGGCTTTACCTCCGGGATTACTGAAAGTCAAGCACTCTACGATTTGGTACGGGATAAATTAATTAATCGCTATCCTCTGATTTCTGTAGGTTGGTTGAACCACGACACACCCCTAATTGAATGGACACAGCCAAATGTCGAACAAGCTGCAAAAAACCTGATTCAATTGGGTGCAAAAGCGGTGATGTTCATGCCTATTGGCTTTGCCACAGAAAACCATGAAACTCTGTTGGATGTACACCACATTATTCATGCGCTACAGAAAAAGCATCCCACTATAAACTACATCCAAATGGCCTGTGTCAATGACCACTCAGAATTCTTGGAGATGGCAGCCCAATGGGCAAATCCTCATATTGCCGAGTTGTTATCAGAACAGGCGATGACGGTTAATCCGCAGCTAGCGGTAGCCCATCATCACCACCATCATCATTAA
- a CDS encoding NADPH-dependent FMN reductase, which produces MVKIVGIGGSLRPGSYSQMALRLAVQRVEALGAEVEILDLREMQLPFCDGGDEYPDYPDVTRLQDAVSSADGLILATPEYHGSVSGVLKNALDLMSFDQLSGKVAGLISVLGGQPNSNALNDLRVILRWVHAWVIPEQVAIGQAWKAFNAEGKLLDDKLSQRFDQFAQSLVDNSRKLRGVN; this is translated from the coding sequence ATGGTGAAAATAGTTGGCATCGGTGGTAGTTTAAGACCTGGCTCTTACAGTCAGATGGCTTTGCGTTTGGCAGTTCAACGTGTAGAAGCTTTAGGTGCAGAGGTAGAAATCCTGGATTTGCGCGAGATGCAGTTACCGTTTTGCGATGGGGGAGACGAATATCCGGATTACCCTGATGTGACGCGGTTACAGGATGCTGTTAGTAGTGCTGATGGGTTAATTTTGGCGACACCAGAGTATCATGGTAGCGTCAGTGGTGTCTTGAAAAATGCCTTGGATTTGATGAGTTTTGATCAGCTGTCTGGTAAAGTAGCAGGATTAATCAGTGTGTTGGGGGGACAGCCTAACAGCAACGCTTTGAATGATTTACGAGTAATTCTCAGATGGGTTCATGCTTGGGTAATTCCAGAACAAGTAGCAATTGGACAAGCGTGGAAAGCTTTCAATGCTGAAGGTAAGCTGCTGGATGACAAGCTTTCTCAAAGATTTGATCAATTTGCTCAAAGTTTAGTTGACAATAGCCGCAAGCTACGGGGCGTGAATTAA